The genomic interval TTATCCCCGGCCGCGGTAACCTCCGCTATGACCGTCCGATGTCTGCGTGCTGTAGCTGAGACGGAGGCTCACGCTGATGCGTAGTGCGAAGATCGTCTGTACGCTGGGACCGGCGAGCGAGTCGACCGACCAGATCGCCTCGCTCGCACGAGCGGGGATGTCAGTCGCCCGCCTGAACGCCAGCCACGGCTCCGCGGAGCACCGTCGGGAGATGATCGACCGGATCCGTGCGGCCGACAGTCGCGTCGACACGCCGATCGCGGCGATGCTCGACATGCCGGGCCCGGAGGTCCGGACCGCACCGATCAGCGAGCCGATCGAGTTGACAACGGGATCGACCGTCGAGTTCGTCGTCGACGACGACGCGACACCCCAGCGTGTCGGGCTCTCGAAGTCGATCACGGCCGTCGAACCCGGCGACAGGGTGTTGCTCGACGACGGTCGCATCGAGACGACCGTCGAGCGCATCGAGGGCGACACTGTCACCGCCTCCGTCGAGAGCGGCGGCAAGCTCGGTGCCCGGAAAGGGGTCAACGTCCCGGGTGTCGAGCTGGGCCTGCCGACGATCACGGAGAACGACGAGCGGGAACTGGACGTGGCCGCGGAGAAGGAACCCGACTTCGTGGCCGCGTCGTTCGTGCGCACCGGCGAGGACATCTACGAGATCAACCGTGCGCTGGAGGACCGTGGCGTCGACATCCCGATCATCGCCAAGATCGAGCGGGCCGGCGCAGTCGAGAACCTCGATTCGATCATCGACGCCGCCTACGGCGTGATGGTCGCCCGGGGCGACCTCGGCGTCGAATGCCCCCTCGAAGATGTCCCGATCATCCAGAAACGGATCATCCGGAAGTGCCACCAGGCGGGCGTCCCGGTCATCACCGCGACGGAGATGCTCGACTCGATGATCCACTCGCGGCGGCCGACCCGTGCGGAGGCCTCCGACGTGGCAAACGCCGTACTGGACGGCACCGACGCAGTGATGCTCTCGGGCGAGACGGCCATCGGCGACCACCCGAGGCGCGTCGTCGAAACGATGGACCGCATCGTCTGTGATGTCGAAGCGAGCGAGGAGTACGCCGAGTCCCGGGAACAGCGTGTCCCGGCGGCCGGCGAGACGCGGACCGACGCACTGGCGCGCTCGGCGCGCTTCCTCGCCCGGGACATCGGTGCGTCGGCGGTCGTCGCCGCCTCCGAATCCGGATACACGGCCCTGAAATCGGCGAAGTATCGGCCGTCGATCCCGATCGTCGCGTCGACCCCCAACGAGCGTGTCAAACGCAGGCTCGCGCTCTCGTGGGGGATCACGCCAGTCCTCACGGAGTACACGACCGAGGGCGCGGACGCGATCATCCAGAGTGCGGCCCAGGCGGCGCTGGACACGAACGCCGCCGAGGGCGGGGACACCGTCGTCGTCCTCTCAGGGATGATGACGGAGCTAGAGGGGCTCAACACGGCCAACATGCTGAAGGTCCACGTCGCCGCCGAGACCGTCGCGAGCGGCCGGTCCGTCGTCGACGGCGTCACGACCGGGCGAGTCTACCGGACCGACGACGGGAACATCGAACACATGCCAGACGGCGCGATCGTCTGTGTCCCGAACGACTTCGAGGGCGAGTTCGTCGGCGAGACGGAACGGATCGGCGGGATCGTCGACGGGAACCCGGGGATGACGAGTTACGCGGCAATCGTCGCACGCGAACTCGACATCCCGATGATCGCGGACGCGACCCTCCCCGACAGCGTCGAGGACGGCTCGACGGTCACGCTCGACGCCGAGCGGGGGGTCGTCTACGAACAGCCCGTCGACCGTGAGGACATCGCGGACCGGCGGTCCTGAGCGCGTAGAATCTGTGTAGTTAAGTATCGGAAGGGCGACGTTCCCACCAGCATGGGCGCATACGCTGGGGTCGACCTCGGTGCGACACACATCCGGGCGTTGATCGGCGACGAGACCGGATCGAAGATCGCGTCACACAAGCTCAAGACCCCGCGCGGTCCGAGCGGCATCGCCGTCACGGAGGCGGTGCTCGAAGCGCTGCGCGAGGCCTCTGATGCTGCCGGCATCGTCCCCACCGACATCGTCGCGGCCGGTATCGGTTCCTTCGGCCCGATGGACCTGGCCGAAGGTGTTGTCACCAATCCCGCGAACCTCCCCGACACCATCGACCGGATCCCCCTGACCGGCCCGGTCGAGAACCTCATCGGGAGCGACCGGGTGTATCTCCACAACGACGCCATCGCGGGCGTCATCGGCGAACGCTACTACTCCGACCGCAACCCCGACGACATGGTGTATCTCACGATCTCCTCGGGGATCGGTGCGGGCGTCGCCGTCGACGGCAACATCCTCTCGGGCTGGGACGGCAACGCCGGCGAGGTCGGCCACCTGACGATCGACCCCACCGGCTTCATGACCTGTGGCTGTGGACACGACGGCCACTGGGAGGCATACTGCTCGGGCGAGAACATCCCGCGGTACGCGACCCGACTCCACCGTGAGGACCCGGTCGAGACGGCACTCCCGATCGATCAAGAGGGCTTTACCGCCGCGGACGTGTTC from Haloarcula pelagica carries:
- the pyk gene encoding pyruvate kinase produces the protein MRSAKIVCTLGPASESTDQIASLARAGMSVARLNASHGSAEHRREMIDRIRAADSRVDTPIAAMLDMPGPEVRTAPISEPIELTTGSTVEFVVDDDATPQRVGLSKSITAVEPGDRVLLDDGRIETTVERIEGDTVTASVESGGKLGARKGVNVPGVELGLPTITENDERELDVAAEKEPDFVAASFVRTGEDIYEINRALEDRGVDIPIIAKIERAGAVENLDSIIDAAYGVMVARGDLGVECPLEDVPIIQKRIIRKCHQAGVPVITATEMLDSMIHSRRPTRAEASDVANAVLDGTDAVMLSGETAIGDHPRRVVETMDRIVCDVEASEEYAESREQRVPAAGETRTDALARSARFLARDIGASAVVAASESGYTALKSAKYRPSIPIVASTPNERVKRRLALSWGITPVLTEYTTEGADAIIQSAAQAALDTNAAEGGDTVVVLSGMMTELEGLNTANMLKVHVAAETVASGRSVVDGVTTGRVYRTDDGNIEHMPDGAIVCVPNDFEGEFVGETERIGGIVDGNPGMTSYAAIVARELDIPMIADATLPDSVEDGSTVTLDAERGVVYEQPVDREDIADRRS
- a CDS encoding ROK family protein, whose translation is MGAYAGVDLGATHIRALIGDETGSKIASHKLKTPRGPSGIAVTEAVLEALREASDAAGIVPTDIVAAGIGSFGPMDLAEGVVTNPANLPDTIDRIPLTGPVENLIGSDRVYLHNDAIAGVIGERYYSDRNPDDMVYLTISSGIGAGVAVDGNILSGWDGNAGEVGHLTIDPTGFMTCGCGHDGHWEAYCSGENIPRYATRLHREDPVETALPIDQEGFTAADVFEYAGEDEFAAHVLDQVNHWNTIGVANIVHSYAPIVVYVGGAVALNNPELVLDPIRDRLDDMVMANIPDIQLTTLGDEVGVRGALASALTAGTGDPNHTA